The proteins below are encoded in one region of Paralysiella testudinis:
- a CDS encoding DNA polymerase III subunit chi, with protein MATVTFYTHVAAVTPFACRLVQKAWASGSRVLVWLEDESARQSFDALLWSFEAASFVPHTVWLPEEAMQPPISAGVTLACGAALPPLAADTVVLNLADVYWCDAPQPPVRVLEIISDDLDELAAARNRFRAYRQAGFTVQHHDRAGKDG; from the coding sequence ATGGCCACGGTAACGTTCTACACCCATGTGGCGGCGGTAACGCCGTTTGCCTGCCGCCTGGTGCAAAAAGCCTGGGCTTCAGGCAGCCGTGTGCTGGTGTGGCTGGAAGATGAATCGGCGCGGCAAAGCTTTGATGCTTTGCTGTGGTCGTTTGAAGCCGCCAGCTTTGTGCCGCATACCGTGTGGCTGCCTGAAGAAGCAATGCAGCCGCCCATCAGCGCCGGTGTTACACTGGCGTGCGGTGCGGCTTTGCCGCCGCTGGCCGCGGATACGGTGGTGTTGAATCTGGCCGATGTTTACTGGTGCGATGCGCCGCAGCCGCCGGTGCGGGTGTTGGAAATCATCAGCGATGATTTGGATGAGCTGGCCGCCGCCCGTAATCGTTTTCGCGCTTACCGGCAGGCCGGTTTTACGGTACAACACCATGATAGAGCGGGCAAAGATGGTTGA